The Juglans microcarpa x Juglans regia isolate MS1-56 chromosome 2S, Jm3101_v1.0, whole genome shotgun sequence genome has a window encoding:
- the LOC121252811 gene encoding alcohol dehydrogenase class-3-like, with translation MATEGQVITCKAAVAWEPNKPLVIEDVQVAPPQAGEVRIKILFTALCHTDAYTWSGKDPEGLFPCILGHEAAGIVESVGEGVTEVQPGDHVIPCYQAECRECKFCKSGKTNLCGKVRSATGVGVMMSDRKSRFSVNGKSIYHFMGTSTFSQYTVVHDVSVAKIDPKAPLEKVCLLGCGVPTGLGAVWNTAKVEPGSTVAVFGLGTVGLAVAEGAKAAGASRIIGIDIDSNKFERAKNFGVTEFVNPKDHKKPIQQIIVDLTDGGVDYSFECIGNVLVMRAALECCHKGWGTSVIVGVAASGQEICTRPFQLVTGRVWKGTAFGGFKSRSQVPWLVEKYLKKEIKVDEYITHNLTLQEINNAFDLLHEGGCLRCVLAAHAV, from the exons ATGGCGACTGAAGGTCAAGTAATCACCTGCaaag CGGCGGTGGCCTGGGAACCCAATAAGCCACTCGTTATCGAGGACGTGCAGGTGGCTCCACCGCAGGCCGGCGAGGTCCGAATCAAGATCCTCTTCACTGCTCTCTGCCACACTGATGCCTACACTTGGAGTGGCAAG GACCCTGAAGGTCTCTTCCCATGCATTCTTGGCCATGAGGCTGCTGG GATTGTGGAGAGTGTAGGTGAAGGCGTAACTGAAGTTCAGCCTGGTGACCATGTTATTCCCTGTTACCAAGCAGAATGTCGAGAATGCAAGTTTTGCAAATCCGGGAAAACAAATCTCTGTGGCAAAGTCCGTTCTGCGACTGGAGTTGGAGTCATGATGAGTGATCGCAAGAGCCGTTTCTCTGTGAATGGAAAGTCTATCTATCATTTCATGGGAACCTCAACATTTAGCCAGTACACTGTTGTTCATGATGTCAGTGTTGCAAAGATTGATCCGAAAGCTCCTTTGGAGAAAGTTTGCCTTCTGGGGTGCGGTGTTCCCACTG GTCTTGGAGCTGTTTGGAACACTGCAAAAGTAGAACCAGGGTCTACAGTTGCTGTTTTTGGGCTTGGGACTGTCGGTCTTGCA GTTGCAGAGGGTGCAAAGGCAGCTGGTGCTTCACGTATCATTGGCATAGATATTGACAGCAATAAGTTTGAAAGAG CAAAGAATTTTGGAGTTACTGAATTTGTGAATCCAAAGGATCATAAGAAACCAATCCAACAGATTATTGTTGATCTCACTGATGGTGGTGTTGACTACAGTTTTGAGTGCATTGGGAATGTCTTAGTTATGAGGGCGGCTTTGGAGTGCTGCCATAAG GGCTGGGGAACTTCGGTTATTGTCGGTGTTGCGGCATCAGGGCAGGAGATATGCACCCGTCCTTTTCAGTTGGTGACTGGCCGTGTGTGGAAAGGCACGGCTTTTGGCGGTTTCAAGAGTCGATCCCAAGTTCCTTGGCTTGTAGAGAAGTACTTGAAGAAG GAAATAAAGGTCGATGAATACATAACTCACAATCTGACTCTTCAGGAGATCAACAACGCATTTGATCTGCTGCATGAAGGGGGTTGTCTCCGGTGCGTGCTTGCAGCGCATGCAGTATAA
- the LOC121251402 gene encoding uncharacterized protein LOC121251402, with translation MAAESNPSSSHNLRITVERNPSESRLTELNIKCWPKWGCSPGKYQLKFDAEETCYLLRGKVKAYPKGSSSEFVEFGAGDLVTIPKGLSCTWDVSVAVDKHYKFESNSSSSS, from the exons ATGGCTGCAGAGTCCAACCCAAGCTCCTCACACAACCTGAGAATCACGGTTGAAAGAAACCCATCTGAGTCGCGGCTAACCGAGTTGAACATCAAGTGCTGGCCCAa ATGGGGTTGCTCGCCGGGAAAGTACCAGCTTAAGTTTGATGCAGAGGAAACATGCTATTTGTTGAGAGGGAAGGTGAAGGCATACCCAAAAGGCTCATCATCTGAGTTTGTAGAGTTTGGTGCCGGAGACCTTGTGACCATCCCAAAGGGACTTAGTTGCACTTGGGACGTGTCTGTTGCTGTGGACAAACACTACAAATTCgaatcaaattcttcatcatcatcttga